Within Triticum dicoccoides isolate Atlit2015 ecotype Zavitan chromosome 1B, WEW_v2.0, whole genome shotgun sequence, the genomic segment CCGGCTTCCCTTGTTTGCCTGTCTAAGGTTATCTCACCGTTGTGATCTCTACAAAATGATCTACTTAATGCAGCAATGGAATGCTTTCTTGCGCACTCTGGAGCATACCAGGATTTAGGAGGTTGTGCAGCAGCTCAAGATTCCAGTCCAAACTTGTGATGTATAAGATGTTAGAGGGTTACTAGGATTCGTGTGTCCTGTTTAGTTGCTTGGATTTTCTCTCCTGATTGGTGTCATATTGTAAGCTGGTAGCACCTACAAGCTCCAGCTAATATATTTGTGTAATCACCACTTGCTTTAATGAAATCCCGGATGCACTTTTATTATTTTGTAGTCAGCTGATTTCGAATTCGCCATCAGTCAGTTATCTTGGCCGCTCGGTCACCTAACCCAGCACGAGGGGCTGTGGTTCTTTTGAACCGGATCTCCTCGGTTCGGTTGGGCGGGTTCCTGGTCATTTTCGGTGGGGTCCCGTTTGTGTTTCCATGCCTGGAAGAGTTGTGTTTTTTTTAACTGAATTTTTCAAGTGTGTCTGCGCCGCATTTCATTTTTTTCTGTTTCAGAGTGTCTCGCTTTCCTGGAGATAGAAGCAGGGTGGAAAGACCAGTGGCGACTCCTCCAGGATGTGCATGGAGAGGGTGATGTATGTGAAAGCAGCGGTTGCCACTGGCGGACAGGGTAAATCTTCACTCTTTGGTTGTGCTCcctccttttttttggccttcttcAGTTCTGCTTTTCCGTTGCAGCTAGCGTTTCATCTCTGTGCCATCCGTCAAGGTGTGTTTGTATGAGTCACTGAACATCTGACAAAGTTTACGGTAATCATAAAATGTACCTGAATGTATGGAGGGGAGGGGAGCACTGTTATTTTTATGTTCTCGAAGGTGCTGGTATTCATGGACAAAGGGGGACAGGACATGCATTGGTAATATATCATTCCTGTTTTTGTGGGGTTTTATCTGTTCAATATATGATCCTTCAGTAGTGTGGCTCAACAAATTTACTGTTAGTATTGTCGAGTGTAGACGACTCTTTTTTTTTTAATCATTGGCCTGAATGCAATCCATTTCTTAGTGGTGGATTGCAGCAGTTGTTAACCCAGAATGAACAAATggtttttgccttgttgtgtttgcaggCTTCGTATCGTCAGGAGGACCTCTGGGGTCAGTTATGAAGTTTGTACTCCCTGCCGTCAGTGTTGGAGTCCTGCTGGAACGGAGAAAGAGAGGAAGCAGAATTTATAGCAGTCAGCCGGAGTCGTGCTGTGCCGATAGCTATGTGCCTACCAGAGGAGTTCGTTTCAACTCTGCCTGATTGCGTGCCTGCCGTGTACAAATACCCCTGCTTGCAGTTTCTACAGCAGATGTACAGGGAGGAGACGTACATGGTGCCCAAGTTTAGCTATTCAAGGCTTCAGGAAATAACAGCAACATGGAGATCTTGTCCGTTGATGTGTttagggggttgtaccgaagaagaAGTGTAACAACAACATGAAGCTGAGTCTGCAGTTTCAGACTTGCTGCAGTCCAGTCACATGTGTTACACTACCTCGACCCTAAATATCCCCTGAACAAGCAAGCGGGGTCTAATGCACAAATGACAAATCTCACAATTCCATAAACAGTGGCACAGAACTAGGTATATAGCTCAATTCAGTTTGTTTAAATCTTATGCAGACAGTGACAGAGCTGTGCCACAATGAAAGTTGAATAAAATTCAGAGATGATTCTGGCTGTTGATTATTAAACGTTTAAGTTTACAAAGAAAGCAGCCCAGAGATGTTACCATCAGCGGTGCAAATCAACATTGTTGGTCGTCAATTATGTGTCAGTACTCCCTGCCGTCAGCATTAGAGCCCTACTGGAACAGAGATGGATGGGAAGCAGAATTTATAGCAATCAGCCGGAGACGTGTTGTGCCGATGGTAGCTATGTGCCTGCCTGCGGTGTTCCAGTGATTTGAGTGACTTGAAGTTTTCGTGTTGAGCTTGAGCACGCGGCTGTGAGGCAAAGCTTGCTAGTGATGGTGCACTGCACTTGCACTGCACTCGATTGGTTGAGAAATTAGTGGGCATGATATGATTAACCAACTCAAAACAAACATATGAAATTAGTGGGCATAACAGCTAGCAGACTGTATGGGATCTCTTGGTTAGTGGGCGGAATAAATCAGTGGTATCCCAAATATCATTGGCAACATGAAAAATATGGAGTCTCTTGGAATGAGCTCACTTAATGTACTTGAGCTCACTTAGTCTCTCCAACAACCTTCTTTCAGCAGAGAAACCTGATGGCAATCAGCTTCAAATGCTCAATGACCCATCGAGTTATGGCCACAGCCAGGGGCTCTGTGGCCGCCCTCTGAGCATTGCACGTACCAATGGTTTAAGTGGTACAACTATTTTTGGTTTCTGGCTATGGTTTGGAACATTATTTTTCTGGAAGCGTTAGAGGTTCACTTTCTTCCATTCCATCGATGCGCTGCAGCAGAAAGTTGTGAAGAAGATGAAGTATATTTGATGGAACATTAAGTGAACATGCATGTATTCTTACTGATGGCCCTCCTTTAATATCGCCAATGAAGTACAATTATCAACCCTGTGTGCACAAGATTGGCTTATACTAGATCTTATAATGAAGCCAATTTCACTCGTACTAGCATTGCGATGAGCAGAAGTttattctctgaattttgtgtGCTACTAGTATTGTGATGAGCAGAAGATTAAAATCGAGACTTGCGAATGTACGAGGTGCTTGATTGTTACTAGTTGGTACCTGTTGGTTCTCTCCTGCTCAATGTCATTGTAAGCTGATACCATCTGTAGACTACAACTGAGCATATGCTTTAATTGAAAAACAGGGTCTTAAGTTTTGGTATAAAGTTTATTTTTTTACATGCAATTGATTACAACTTCTCAGCAGGTCATTAAGATCACTCTAACTGAGACTGACTTTATTTAATCAAGAACATATGGTTGGTTTACGAAATTCATTTCTTTCACACATTTGAAATTTGATATCTTGTGTAGTTGCATTTACTTTTACTTCTTTTATTCTCATAAAAGGGAAGCAAGTAAAGTTCAAATTGCATTTTTCCTGTCCACATTTAGGCGGCATTAAACGGTATACTTTGTTTTTAATTGTTTCCTGATTATGGCGGTTTGAAGATTGATTCTGCTGGTTGTTATTTTCTATCCTTGTCCATTTATTTGGTGGCATGGCACATAAAGATTGCACACATGTTTCTTGGTTCTGGTTAGACAACTCCATGGGTAAAGAGTTTAACGAAGTTTTATATGCAGAAAGAGTACTGTTCCAGGATTCCGCCAGAAAATGTGAAAGCAATCTGTCTTGAGGAAATGGCAGGGCAATCTCAACTGAGAATCTTTCTGCCTTATAAATAGGTTCATTCCTGTGTGCTGATTTCTGTAAGCCTGTCTATCTGAATCTCTGAAATTTCCGCAAGTACTTTGGTGAATATTTCTAGAAATTACAGGAAGTACTCTGGTGAAATGTGTGCAGTAGATATGGCATCGAAATACATGGGAGGCCATGCCCAATCTTTTTTAGCAAATCTGATGATGTGATGAAGTTTGTGTGTGTGTTTTGACTTTTGAATTAAAATTTGTTAAAACCATCTTTTGACGTCTCATATAACACTGTTAGAAGAAAAAATTGATGGCAGTGTCAATGAAGACATGCAGTTTAGACTTGGTGTCAAATAGGGATGAAATTTTTCAGGGGCAAATAGGGAAACACATTTTTATCTAGGGTCGAATaggatctctttctctctctctcgggtgaaataaagatctctctccctcttcctcNNNNNNNNNNNNNNNNNNNNNNNNNNNNNNNNNNNNNNNNNNNNNNNNNNNNNNNNNNNNNNNNNNNNNNNNNNNNNNNNNNNNNNNNNNNNNNNNNNNNNNNNNNNNNNNNNNNNNNNNNNNNNNNNNNNNNNNNNNNNNNNNNNAGATCTAGATCCCTATTCCTCGGTCTCGTACCACATCACTGCCAACCTTCGACCATGGAGGAGGAGGCCGCGGAGGTGGAGGTAATTCGTGCTCCCAAGAGGCATAGATCTATGGGAATCGCTGACCAGCAAGTACCACCAAGGGTCAACAACAAGGAGCGGGGAAGTCTTGACGACCTAGATCTCATTAGCCGCCTCCCTGATTTCTGGCTTGGAACCATCATCTCCCTCCTTCCcaccaaggatggtgcccgcacgcaAGCCATCTCTCGTCGGTGGCGTCCTCTCTGGCGCTCCTCCAATGCGCCTCTCAACCTTGGCGCTGATAATAATCTTTGTGACAGCAATTCGCGTGTCGCGCTGGTCTCCAGGATCCTCTCCGACCATCCCGGCCCGGCCCGTCGAATCTCGCTGCACCTCATCTTCTTCCCCAACATCCTAGGCGAGGTCGACGGTTGGTTTCACTCCAGGGCGCTCACTGGCCTCCAGGACCTCGAGGTCACCAACTTGAAGAGGACGAACCACTACCCGCTACCTCCGCACTCGCTGACACGCTTCGCGCCCACACTGTTTGTGCTTAGGCTTGGCGGCTGCCAATTCCCCGGCCTGTCTGCGCTGCCAAGTTTTTCGCACCTCAAGCAGCTCATCCTGTTCGATGTTGGCATCTCGGAGGACTCTTTGCAAAACATGATCTCCCGATGtgttgttctggaaagtgtctcactACATAACATGGGTTTTGGTCGCCTTTGCATTAGCTCGCCCACTCTCAAGAGCATCGGCTTCTATGCTCCTCGCGTCAAAGATGCCATCACCTTCCAGGAGCTGGTCATTGACGATGCACCTTGCCTTGAGAGGTTGCTACCGATTTATCCAGATGATGGTCCGGTGACCATACGAGTCATCCGGGCTCCTAAATTGGAGGTACTTGGTTTTTTGTCTGAAGGCATATCTACACTCCACCTTGGAACCAGAGTCTTTCAGGTAGTAGCAAGGACAGACACACATTCAGCTTTCCTATATGCAGCCTATTATTCTTATATGACACACTTGGTTTCTTTTTTCTAGAAAATGATTGCTGTCACCATGACAACCAAAATGCGCTCAGTGAAGATTTTGGTTCTTGAATCAAGTCCTAATCTGGATTTAGTTATTGACTTCCTCATGTGCTTTCCCTGCTTGGTGAAGCTCTATGTCATTGTGAGTGTTCATATTGTTGCTAGAAATGTCAAAACATTATGGTTTCAGACGtatgatgtactccctctgttttaggTGCTAATTTGTTATCATCTGCCTTAATATCATTTCTTTTTTCTATCCCCAGTTGAATGCAGGAAAGAATATGAATATTGTGCGGaagtatgatcaacttgatacaatTGAATGCCTTGAACTCCATCTAAAAGAAGTGGTTCTCAAGAATTACTGCGGTGGTTATAGGCCATTTTTTGACTTTGCCAAGTTCTTTCTTTTGAATGC encodes:
- the LOC119350910 gene encoding F-box/LRR-repeat protein At3g26922-like; amino-acid sequence: MEEEAAEVEVIRAPKRHRSMGIADQQVPPRVNNKERGSLDDLDLISRLPDFWLGTIISLLPTKDGARTQAISRRWRPLWRSSNAPLNLGADNNLCDSNSRVALVSRILSDHPGPARRISLHLIFFPNILGEVDGWFHSRALTGLQDLEVTNLKRTNHYPLPPHSLTRFAPTLFVLRLGGCQFPGLSALPSFSHLKQLILFDVGISEDSLQNMISRCVVLESVSLHNMGFGRLCISSPTLKSIGFYAPRVKDAITFQELVIDDAPCLERLLPIYPDDGPVTIRVIRAPKLEVLGFLSEGISTLHLGTRVFQKMIAVTMTTKMRSVKILVLESSPNLDLVIDFLMCFPCLVKLYVILNAGKNMNIVRKYDQLDTIECLELHLKEVVLKNYCGGYRPFFDFAKFFLLNAKVLNKMEIGGSYYRNDDCYLRLLQVENRASQGARIEVNRNIFTRHVHTHDLSMADPFD